In the genome of Thunnus maccoyii chromosome 15, fThuMac1.1, whole genome shotgun sequence, one region contains:
- the LOC121912464 gene encoding uncharacterized protein LOC121912464 — MDGRRESMGRDLKTDMSWLREKEKETAKEKERPCGQATVIKDDRKDSLDDNVFVERGGRVSQLLSKFGEHPKPPSRSKSSDNFLRPGRRKYSDHNDQQSEERRADRRNMLMKGLPKRSFSFSDRVISAKENGLDEDGYYERKTRERIHSDKRVAPWVDIAGLKKETTAKLKLGYSRLLDKDRFGKQRDGHLKNEDAKAETCIQHRNEVKKVEPVDKRAAEKAIDADGDEGFTVASVKNTEGISFARRVPIRQDGKARAAEREVKRLSLEKEVNVEKDSDAGQIEAEVCDKKVSEALESTVPAETLQNYVKDTSAEPAISCDTAESHNRHASAFTECSSLLCQVAEKGAEWRGTGPPGPHQIHSVLSQHTEDLISKIEKIGDTTVYSNEKRERAYGAAYEITKESKQEGQAYSENLLHDITPRSPKKIAPMGIPPGPLEIQIPRAVFYVGEEMSEKRQIAGQSEDGQDWEGGRGVERRDSWRIGKPLSRIESLREKIRQRELERLRQREAQDGDGSEGTEITDAQAAGDRYEDEGTEIEWEAAAHKRKRMVETEGQEDTAAQTSVTAFDVTQEVSMLKTCPQLPVSVPHSQGVRGEEVTSSFATAAAEVTSDRFQTSEDEDDPLEHEEDQLRHHRSQHESREEDSEEEERELSEEEEEEYTSPVDPAQSLAPSPPHPNSLAAMSRIYNLETVGSRSGLCLREKPVDMSSVHLVKVKPHISNAQQGDSKGLSGENICGVQKIQRQIEQFQLKEQEALKSHHVASTSPKTPHKDREAKGQQSPRAALKHQVKDDVKIQKKDQETSETNPKVSPQHVCSPTSQLKLSNQTITINPSIVRSQSPDISLKPSNCAPTPASSPCSPSPAPSPSVSPSPTPSPTLFSIRSASGGQVRRGATITITPKKPAGGGGGVGGGGGRVAGSTTGSTTSKTPQQQAQTASTVAEPAKKRYPTVEDIVVIGGYQNLEKSCLVKNKGTPKRGKVCFDEDQLEQVCEYPSETSMLASTPFPHDQGKIDRTQAEEAQEEEALVEGGATLSKSTRNVGVGTGRGLRVDESGPR, encoded by the exons ATggatggaaggagggagagtATGGGCAGGGATCTCAAGACAGACATGTCCTggctgagagaaaaagagaaagagactgcaaaggagaaagagagaccaTGTGGCCAGGCGACGGTCATTAAAGATGACAGGAAGGACAGCTTGGATGATAACGTGTTTGttgaaagaggagggagggtcAGCCAGCTGCTGAGTAAATTCGGAGAACACCCAAAACCTCCATCTCGATCCAAAAGTTCAGACAACTTCCTCAGGCCTGGGAGGAGAAAATATTCAGATCACAATGACCAACAATCTGAGGAGAGGAGGGCAGACAGGAGGAATATGCTGATGAAAGGTTTGCCAAAACGTTCATTTAGCTTCTCAGATCGAGTCATCAGTGCGAAGGAGAATGGTTTAGATGAAGATGGGTATTATGAGCGGAAAACGCGTGAGAGGATACATTCAGACAAGAGAGTGGCGCCGTGGGTGGATATAGCAGGCTTAAAGAAGGAAACGACAGCAAAGCTCAAACTAGGGTATTCACGGCTTTTAGATAAAGACAGGTTTGGAAAGCAAAGAGATGGACACTTAAAAAATGAGGATGCCAAGGCAGAAACGTGCATCCAACACAGGAACGAAGTTAAGAAAGTAGAGCCTGTTGACAAGAGGGCCGCAGAGAAGGCAATTGATGCAGATGGAGATGAGGGGTTCACGGTGGCATCCgttaaaaacacagaaggaaTCTCATTTGCTAGAAGAGTACCAATCAGACAGGATGGGAAAGCCAGAGCAGCTGAAAGAGAGGTCAAGAGATTGAGTTTGGAAAAGGAGGTGAATGTAGAGAAAGATTCAGACGCAGGACAGATTGAGGCAGAAGTTTGTGACAAAAAGGTGTCCGAGGCATTAGAAAGCACAGTCCCAGCAGAAACTCTGCAGAATTATGTCAAAGATACATCGGCAGAGCCAGCCATTTCGTGTGACACTGCTGAGAGTCACAACAGACATGCATCAGCTTTCACGGAGTGCTCTAGTCTACTCTGCCAAGTAGCAGAGAAAGGGGCAGAATGGAGGGGTACAGGGCCACCAGGACCTCACCAAATTCATTCAGTTTTGTCCCAGCACACAGAGGATCTTATcagtaaaatagaaaaaataggAGATACAACTGTTTACAGCAACGAGAAAAGAGAAAGGGCTTACGGGGCTGCTTATGAAATAACTAAAGAGAGTAAACAGGAGGGACAGGCTTACAGCGAGAACCTCCTTCATGACATCACCCCTAGATCTCCAAAAAAGATCGCCCCAATGGGGATCCCTCCAGGTCCACTGGAGATTCAAATCCCCAGGGCTGTGTTTTACGTTGGAGAGGAAATGTCGGAGAAAAGACAGATCGCCGGTCAAAGCGAAGACGGGCAAGACTGGGAAGGAGGGCGAGGGGTGGAGAGGAGGGATAGCTGGAGAATCGGAAAGCCCTTGAGCCGCATCGAGTCCCTACGAGAGAAAATTAGACAAAGAGAGCTGGAGAGGCTGAGACAAAGAGAGGCACAGGATGGGGATGGGAGCGAGGGCACAGAGATCACTGATGCTCAGGCAGCAGGGGACAGGTATGAAGATGAGGGAACTGAGATAGAGTGGGAAGCTGCAGCTCATAAGCGAAAGAGGATGGTTGAAACAGAGGGACAGGAagacacagcagcacagacatCCGTGACTGCTTTTGACGTCACGCAGGAAGTCAGCATGTTGAAAACCTGCCCTcagcttcctgtttctgtcCCACACTCACAAGGCGTCAGAGGAGAGGAAGTAACAAGCAGCTTCGCCACTGCTGCTGCCGAAGTTACCTCTGACAGGTTCCAAACAtctgaggatgaagatgacCCCCTGGAACATGAGGAGGACCAGCTGAGGCACCACAGGAGCCAACAcgagagcagagaagaagatagtgaggaggaggaaagggagctctcagaggaagaagaggaggaatatACATCACCTGTTGATCCTGCACAATCTCTTGCCCCTTCGCCACCGCATCCCAACTCTCTCGCAGCCATGAGCCGGATCTACAACTTGGAAACGGTTGGTTCGAGGTCAGGCTTGTGTCTTAGGGAAAAGCCTGTCGACATGTCATCAGTGCACCTTGTTAAAGTGAAGCCCCACATATCAAACGCACAACAGGGGGATAGCAAAGGACTCTCAGGTGAAAACATTTGTGGGGTTCAGAAGATACAACGCCAGATAGAGCAGTTTCAGCTGAAAGAGCAGGAGGCGTTGAAGTCTCATCATGTTGCTTCTACATCGCCAAAAACTCCTCATAAGGACAGAGAGGCAAAGGGGCAGCAAAGCCCCAGAGCAGCGTTGAAGCACCAGGTAAAGGATGATGTCAAGATCCAGAAGAAGGATCAAGAAACATCAGAAACGAACCCCAAAGTGTCTCCACAGCACGTTTGTTCTCCAACGTCTCAGCTCAAACTATCTAACCAAACTATCACCATCAATCCCTCAATCGTCAGGAGCCAATCCCCGGACATTTCTCTGAAACCCTCCAATTGCGCCCCAACTCCTGCCTCCTCCCCGTGCTCTCCGTCTCCCGCCCCGTCTCCCAgtgtctctccatctcccaCACCATCACCCACGCTCTTCTCCATCAGGAGTGCCTCTGGTGGACAAGTGAGGAGAGGTGCCACCATTACAATCACCCCAAAAAAGCCTgctggagggggaggaggagtaggaggaggaggaggaagagtggcAGGATCTACAACTGGGTCCACAACCtcaaaaacaccacagcagCAGGCCCAGACGGCCTCCACTGTGGCTGAGCCGGCGAAGAAGAGGTACCCAACAGTGGAGGACATTGTGGTGATTGGTGGATATCAGAATCTGGAAAAATCTTGTCTGGTCAAGAACAAAGGGACCCCGAAAAGG GGGAAAGTGTGTTTCGATGAGGACCAGCTGGAGCAGGTGTGTGAGTATCCATCAGAGACCTCCATGCTGGCGTCTACACCCTTCCCTCATGACCAGGGGAAGATCGACAGAACGCAGGCAGAGGAGGCGCAGGAGGAGGAAGCGTTAGTGGAGGGAGGAGCGACGTTGTCCAAGAGCACGAGGAATGTCGGGGTCGGAACGGGACGGGGTCTAAGAGTGG ATGAGTCAGGCCCCCGGTAG